The Thermococcus peptonophilus genomic sequence GCTTATCCAGGGAAGAGGATGGATGCCTTCCCCCGATGGGCCGAGAAGGTGAAAGCCCTTGGCTTCGAGGGAGTGGAGATAGTGAGCGAATGGCCCCACTTCCTGAGTAGGGAGAATCTGCCCCTCTTCAAGGAGGTTCTTGAGAGCGTTGGGCTTAACGTAACGGTCCACGCCCCCTTCAGCGACCTTAACATAGCCTCCTTCAACGAGAGAATAAGGAAAGCCTCCCTTAAAATCCTCGAAGAGACGATAAGGCTTGCCTCGGAGCTGGGGGTGAAAGCGGTTACCGTCCATCCCGGCCACTGCTCCCCAGTGAGCAGGAAGTACCAAAAGGAGTATATAGAGATTCATAGGGGGTCTCTTAAGGCCTTGGCGAGGATTTCAACTGAGTATGGGGTCCCAGTTGGAGTTGAGAACATGCCGAAGTTCCCAATCCTTGATGCACAAATGCCCGAGAGACTTGCTCTCCTCGTGGACGGCATAGACATCGGGATCACATTTGACATAGGGCACTTAAACACGACAACGAGAGACTTTGAAGGTTTTTTAAAGCTTTTTGGGGACAGGATAGTGGCCGTTCACATACACGATAACCATGGCAACTCTGACGAGCATCTAACACCCGGCGAGGGAAACGCTCCGTGGGGAAGGATTCTCAAAAAGCTTCCAAAAGTCCCATGGGTTCTGGAAGTCAAGGGGCTTGAAGAGGGGAGGAAGGGGCTTCTTTTCATAAAATCAGTCCACTGGTGAACTTTTAAATTCATCAGCGCTCGAATTTTTCTCTGCGCAACATTTTTATACATTTCCACGGAATTTTTACTCGAAAGTTGCTTTCTCA encodes the following:
- a CDS encoding sugar phosphate isomerase/epimerase family protein; amino-acid sequence: MISLSMTAYPGKRMDAFPRWAEKVKALGFEGVEIVSEWPHFLSRENLPLFKEVLESVGLNVTVHAPFSDLNIASFNERIRKASLKILEETIRLASELGVKAVTVHPGHCSPVSRKYQKEYIEIHRGSLKALARISTEYGVPVGVENMPKFPILDAQMPERLALLVDGIDIGITFDIGHLNTTTRDFEGFLKLFGDRIVAVHIHDNHGNSDEHLTPGEGNAPWGRILKKLPKVPWVLEVKGLEEGRKGLLFIKSVHW